From Azospirillum humicireducens, a single genomic window includes:
- the fdhF gene encoding formate dehydrogenase subunit alpha: MSHGITFTLDGTEVTAKNGETIWQVATRLGTEIPHLCHRPEPGYRPDGNCRACMVEIEGERVLAASCIRKPKPGMTVRTASERAKASRKLVFELLLADQPERETAHDPNSTFWNWADKVEIAGSRFPTVDRPNKTDDMSHPAMAVQLDACIHCNLCVRACREVQVNDVIGMAARGHLEKIVFDFDDPMGQSTCVACGECVQACPTGALMPATLVDEKGVYTNAPDREVDSVCPYCGVGCQLTYKIKDNRIVAVDGKDGPSNQNRLCVKGRFGFDYAHHGDRLTVPLIRKEGVSKHDVDIDPMNPFTHFREASWDEALAVAAGGLRKIRDERGGNALAGFGSAKGSNEEAYLFQKLVRTGFGTNNVDHCTRLCHASSVAALIEGVGSGAVSAPFMAAEDAEVIVIIGANPTENHPVAATFFKNAAERGAKLIVMDPRGLAMARHATHMLQFTPGRDVSMLNAILHTIIAEGLYDRQYVQANTEDFEALAETVKDYPPEEMEKVCGIPAATLRTVARLFARSKASIIFWGMGVSQHIHGTDNSRCLIALSLVTGQIGRPGTGLHPLRGQNNVQGASDAGLIPMFYPDYKSVEDPEVQSFYENYWGTKLDGKRGLTVVEIMDAVHDGRIRGLYIEGENPAMSDPDVTHAREALAMLDHLVVQDIFLTETAKYADVVLPASAWPEKDGTVINTNRQVQMGRAAVPLPGEARQDLWIIQDMARGLGLNWNYTHVSQVFAEMVGAMPSLANITWERVEREGSVTYPVDGPDQPGHDIVFGNGFPTKTGRGRFVPARPINPAETPDLEYPLVLTTGRQLEHWHTGSMTRRSSVLDAVEPEAVAYVSPHDLTRAGMRTGDYMLVSSRRGTIRLKARIDDRMPVGLVFIPFAYAEAAANVLTNPQLDPFGKIPEFKYCAIRIERAEMAEAAE; the protein is encoded by the coding sequence ATGTCCCACGGCATCACGTTCACCCTGGACGGCACCGAGGTCACGGCAAAGAACGGCGAGACGATCTGGCAGGTCGCCACGCGCCTGGGCACCGAGATCCCGCATCTCTGCCACCGGCCGGAACCGGGATACCGCCCGGACGGCAACTGCCGCGCCTGCATGGTGGAGATCGAGGGGGAGCGCGTGCTCGCCGCCTCCTGCATCCGCAAGCCGAAGCCCGGCATGACCGTGCGCACCGCGTCGGAGCGGGCCAAGGCATCGCGCAAGCTGGTCTTCGAACTGCTGCTGGCCGACCAGCCGGAGCGGGAGACCGCGCACGACCCCAACTCCACCTTCTGGAACTGGGCGGACAAGGTCGAGATTGCCGGCAGCCGTTTCCCCACCGTGGACCGGCCGAACAAGACCGACGACATGTCGCACCCGGCGATGGCGGTCCAGCTCGACGCCTGCATCCACTGCAACCTGTGCGTCCGCGCCTGCCGCGAGGTCCAGGTCAACGACGTCATCGGCATGGCGGCGCGCGGGCATCTGGAAAAGATCGTCTTCGATTTCGACGACCCGATGGGCCAGTCCACCTGCGTCGCCTGCGGCGAGTGCGTGCAGGCCTGCCCGACCGGCGCCCTGATGCCGGCCACCCTGGTGGACGAGAAGGGCGTCTACACCAATGCGCCCGACCGCGAGGTCGACTCCGTCTGCCCCTATTGCGGCGTCGGCTGTCAGCTGACCTACAAGATCAAGGACAACAGGATCGTCGCCGTCGATGGCAAGGACGGCCCGTCGAACCAGAACCGCCTGTGCGTCAAGGGCCGCTTCGGCTTCGATTACGCCCATCACGGCGACCGCCTGACGGTGCCGCTGATCCGCAAGGAGGGCGTGTCGAAGCACGACGTGGACATCGACCCGATGAACCCCTTCACCCATTTCCGCGAAGCGAGCTGGGACGAGGCTCTGGCGGTGGCGGCCGGCGGCCTGCGCAAGATCCGGGACGAGCGCGGCGGCAATGCGCTGGCCGGCTTCGGCTCGGCCAAGGGGTCGAACGAGGAGGCCTATCTGTTCCAGAAGCTGGTGCGCACCGGCTTCGGCACCAACAACGTCGATCATTGCACGCGGCTCTGCCACGCCTCGTCGGTGGCGGCACTGATCGAGGGCGTCGGGTCGGGGGCGGTGTCGGCGCCCTTCATGGCGGCGGAGGATGCCGAGGTCATCGTCATCATCGGCGCCAACCCGACGGAGAACCATCCCGTCGCCGCCACCTTCTTCAAGAACGCGGCGGAGCGCGGGGCGAAGCTGATCGTCATGGACCCGCGCGGGCTGGCGATGGCGCGCCACGCCACGCACATGCTGCAGTTCACGCCGGGCCGCGACGTGTCGATGCTGAATGCCATCCTCCACACCATCATCGCGGAGGGGCTGTACGACCGCCAGTATGTCCAGGCCAACACCGAGGATTTCGAGGCGCTGGCCGAGACGGTCAAGGATTACCCGCCGGAGGAAATGGAGAAGGTCTGCGGCATTCCCGCCGCCACCCTGCGCACGGTGGCGCGTCTGTTCGCCCGGTCCAAGGCCTCCATCATTTTCTGGGGCATGGGCGTGTCGCAGCACATCCACGGCACCGACAACAGCCGCTGTCTGATCGCGCTGTCGCTGGTCACCGGCCAGATCGGCCGCCCCGGCACCGGCCTGCACCCGCTGCGCGGCCAGAACAACGTCCAGGGCGCGTCCGACGCCGGCCTGATCCCGATGTTCTACCCCGACTACAAGTCGGTCGAGGATCCGGAGGTCCAGTCCTTCTACGAGAATTACTGGGGCACCAAGCTGGACGGCAAGCGCGGCCTGACTGTGGTCGAGATCATGGACGCCGTCCATGACGGCCGGATCAGGGGCCTGTACATCGAGGGCGAGAATCCGGCGATGTCCGATCCCGACGTGACCCACGCCCGCGAGGCGCTGGCGATGCTGGACCATCTGGTGGTGCAGGACATCTTCCTGACCGAGACGGCGAAGTATGCCGACGTGGTGCTGCCGGCCTCCGCCTGGCCGGAGAAGGACGGCACCGTCATCAACACCAACCGGCAGGTCCAGATGGGCCGCGCGGCGGTGCCGCTGCCGGGCGAGGCACGCCAGGATCTGTGGATCATCCAGGACATGGCGCGCGGGCTGGGGCTGAACTGGAACTACACCCACGTATCGCAGGTGTTCGCGGAGATGGTCGGCGCCATGCCGTCGCTCGCCAACATCACCTGGGAGCGGGTGGAGCGCGAAGGCTCCGTCACCTATCCGGTCGACGGCCCGGACCAGCCCGGCCACGACATCGTCTTCGGCAACGGCTTTCCCACCAAGACCGGGCGCGGTCGCTTCGTGCCGGCGCGGCCGATCAACCCGGCGGAGACGCCGGACCTCGAATACCCGCTGGTGCTCACCACCGGCCGACAGCTGGAGCATTGGCACACCGGATCGATGACCCGGCGGTCGAGCGTGCTCGACGCGGTGGAGCCGGAGGCGGTCGCCTATGTCTCCCCTCACGACCTGACCCGAGCCGGAATGAGGACCGGCGACTACATGCTGGTGTCGAGCCGGCGCGGCACCATCCGGCTGAAGGCCCGCATCGACGACCGCATGCCGGTCGGGCTGGTCTTCATCCCCTTCGCCTATGCGGAAGCGGCGGCGAATGTGCTGACCAACCCGCAGCTCGATCCCTTCGGCAAGATCCCGGAGTTCAAATACTGCGCGATCAGGATCGAGAGGGCTGAGATGGCCGAGGCGGCGGAGTAG
- a CDS encoding NAD(P)H-dependent oxidoreductase subunit E: MPPGGVPARSIHPGSGRRKTRDQQKGRQVDPVSLDEIRALLGDRSRQPDLLIEHLHLLQDHYGCLHARHLAALAKEMKLALVEVFEVASFYAHFDIVMDGEPAPPKLTIRVCDSLSCALAGAEQLHEALKAGVDEREVRVVRAPCMGGCNNAPVVAIGHAPHENATVDSVLDAVAHGHVHPDIPDYLGFDDYIRGGGYKMLAECLNGARDVDAVLKMLEDSSIRGLGGAGFPTGLKWRYVRAEPGPRMMAINGDEGEPGTFKDRFHLERDPHRFLEGMLIGAWTVEATDVYIYLRDEYPQCREILLREIPKVEAAGFARHTRIHLRRGAGAYICGEESAMLESIEGKRGLPRHKPPFPSVVGLFGRPTLINNIETVFWVREILEKGGAWFASHGMNGRKGLRTFSVSGRVKEPGVKLAPAGITLQELIDQYCGGMADGHTLKGYLPGGPSGGILPASMANIPLDFGTLEPHGSFIGSAAVVVLSDKDNMRDVALNLLKFFEDESCGQCTPCRVGTEKAVRLISEPEWDEELLTALATVMGDASICGLGQAAMNPIKLVMKHFRDDFVSRQGTAQGSAQGATGSQG; encoded by the coding sequence ATCCCGCCGGGCGGCGTTCCTGCCCGCAGCATCCATCCCGGCTCCGGCCGCCGCAAGACGCGCGACCAGCAGAAGGGCCGTCAGGTCGATCCCGTCAGCCTTGACGAGATACGGGCGCTTCTCGGCGACCGGTCCCGTCAGCCGGATCTGCTGATCGAGCATCTTCACCTGCTTCAGGACCATTACGGCTGCCTGCATGCCCGCCATCTCGCCGCCTTGGCGAAGGAGATGAAGCTGGCGCTGGTCGAGGTGTTCGAGGTGGCGTCCTTCTACGCCCATTTCGACATCGTGATGGACGGAGAGCCGGCGCCGCCGAAGCTGACCATCCGTGTGTGCGACTCCCTGAGCTGCGCGCTGGCCGGGGCCGAACAGCTGCACGAGGCGCTGAAGGCCGGTGTCGACGAGCGCGAGGTCCGCGTCGTGCGCGCACCCTGCATGGGCGGCTGCAACAATGCCCCCGTCGTGGCGATCGGCCATGCCCCGCACGAGAACGCGACGGTCGACAGCGTGCTCGATGCCGTGGCTCACGGCCATGTCCACCCGGACATTCCCGACTATCTCGGCTTCGACGACTACATCCGCGGCGGCGGCTACAAGATGCTGGCCGAATGCCTGAACGGTGCGCGCGATGTCGATGCCGTGCTGAAGATGCTGGAGGATTCCAGCATCCGCGGCCTGGGCGGGGCCGGCTTCCCCACCGGCCTGAAATGGCGCTATGTCCGGGCGGAGCCGGGACCGCGCATGATGGCGATCAACGGCGACGAGGGCGAGCCCGGCACCTTCAAGGACCGCTTCCATCTGGAACGCGACCCGCACCGCTTCCTGGAAGGAATGCTGATCGGCGCCTGGACCGTGGAGGCGACCGACGTCTACATCTACCTGCGCGACGAATACCCGCAATGCCGGGAAATCCTGCTGCGCGAAATCCCGAAGGTCGAGGCCGCCGGCTTCGCCCGCCACACCCGCATCCATCTCCGCCGCGGTGCCGGCGCCTACATCTGCGGCGAGGAATCGGCGATGCTGGAGAGCATCGAGGGCAAGCGCGGACTGCCTCGCCACAAGCCGCCCTTCCCATCGGTGGTCGGCCTGTTCGGCCGTCCGACCCTGATCAACAACATCGAAACGGTGTTCTGGGTCCGCGAGATCCTGGAGAAAGGAGGGGCGTGGTTCGCCAGCCACGGCATGAACGGGCGCAAGGGGCTGCGCACCTTCTCCGTCTCCGGCCGGGTGAAGGAGCCGGGGGTCAAGCTGGCCCCGGCCGGCATCACCCTTCAGGAACTGATCGATCAATATTGTGGCGGCATGGCCGACGGCCACACGCTGAAGGGCTATCTGCCCGGCGGTCCGTCCGGCGGCATCCTGCCGGCATCGATGGCGAACATCCCGCTCGATTTCGGCACGCTGGAGCCGCACGGCTCCTTCATCGGCTCGGCCGCCGTCGTCGTGCTGTCCGACAAGGACAACATGCGCGACGTGGCGCTCAACCTGCTGAAGTTCTTCGAGGATGAGAGCTGCGGCCAATGCACGCCCTGCCGGGTCGGCACCGAGAAGGCCGTGCGCCTGATCAGCGAGCCCGAATGGGACGAGGAACTGCTGACCGCGCTCGCCACCGTGATGGGCGATGCCTCGATCTGCGGCCTGGGTCAGGCAGCAATGAACCCGATCAAGCTGGTGATGAAGCATTTCCGTGACGACTTCGTGTCGCGCCAGGGCACGGCCCAAGGCTCGGCCCAGGGCGCAACCGGATCGCAGGGGTAA
- a CDS encoding (5-formylfuran-3-yl)methyl phosphate synthase codes for MTGWLASVADRAEIPLILPAGPDILDLKDPAAGALGAWAVDDIAATVRELAALPDRPRLSATIGDHPMRPDAVEPAARWIAATGVDFVKIGFAPDGAPDRCIDALAPLAADGVQLVAVLFADLWPPDPGCLPIDRLASAGFRGAMLDTAGKRHGLRHHWHDAQLSSFVCCARAHGLLTGLAGSLRAADIPALSALSPDYLGFRGALCGGERTAGIDPQAAARIAAAMTGSSGATPPPRPSQPSRS; via the coding sequence ATGACCGGGTGGCTCGCCAGCGTCGCCGACAGGGCGGAAATCCCCCTGATCCTGCCGGCTGGTCCCGACATCCTGGACCTGAAGGATCCCGCCGCCGGAGCTTTGGGAGCGTGGGCGGTGGACGACATCGCCGCGACGGTGCGCGAACTGGCGGCCCTGCCCGACCGTCCGCGGCTGAGCGCCACCATCGGCGACCACCCGATGCGGCCCGACGCGGTGGAACCGGCGGCACGGTGGATCGCCGCGACCGGGGTGGATTTCGTCAAGATCGGCTTCGCACCGGATGGAGCGCCCGACCGCTGCATCGACGCGCTGGCACCGCTCGCGGCGGACGGGGTGCAGCTGGTCGCCGTTCTGTTCGCCGACCTGTGGCCGCCGGACCCCGGCTGCCTGCCCATCGACCGGCTGGCATCCGCCGGCTTCCGCGGAGCGATGCTGGACACAGCCGGCAAGCGCCACGGGCTGCGCCACCACTGGCACGACGCGCAGTTGTCCAGCTTCGTCTGCTGCGCACGGGCGCACGGGCTCCTGACCGGTCTGGCCGGGTCGCTGCGGGCTGCGGACATCCCGGCCCTCTCGGCCCTGTCGCCCGATTACCTCGGCTTCCGCGGCGCGCTTTGCGGCGGGGAGCGCACCGCGGGCATCGACCCGCAGGCGGCGGCGCGGATCGCCGCCGCCATGACCGGATCGTCCGGGGCTACTCCGCCGCCTCGGCCATCTCAGCCCTCTCGATCCTGA
- a CDS encoding DUF447 domain-containing protein, translated as MIRETIITTTGADGQPLVAPMGVTVEASGDGERFILAPFRPSRTLDNLLAYRCAVVNHTDDVRIFAGCISGRRCDWPTVPAERIDAPRLADCLSHEEIVVAEVEDDPVRPRFHCRTVHAATHGRFRGHNRAQAAVIEAAILVSRLHMLPADKIEREVGYLSIAIGKTAGPQELEAWGWLMERISAHRKGEES; from the coding sequence ATGATCCGCGAGACCATCATCACCACCACCGGCGCCGACGGGCAGCCCCTTGTGGCGCCGATGGGGGTGACGGTGGAGGCATCCGGCGACGGGGAACGCTTCATCCTGGCCCCGTTCCGGCCGTCACGGACGCTCGACAACCTGCTTGCCTACCGTTGCGCCGTCGTCAACCACACCGACGACGTCCGCATCTTCGCCGGCTGCATCAGCGGGCGGCGGTGCGACTGGCCGACCGTTCCGGCGGAGCGGATCGACGCGCCCCGTCTGGCCGACTGCCTGTCGCATGAGGAGATCGTGGTGGCGGAGGTGGAGGACGACCCGGTCCGCCCGCGCTTCCATTGCCGGACCGTCCATGCCGCGACGCACGGCCGTTTCCGTGGCCACAACCGGGCGCAGGCGGCGGTGATCGAGGCGGCGATCCTGGTCAGCCGGCTGCATATGCTGCCCGCCGACAAGATCGAGCGGGAGGTCGGATACCTCTCCATCGCCATCGGCAAGACCGCCGGTCCGCAAGAGTTGGAGGCCTGGGGCTGGCTGATGGAGCGCATCTCAGCTCACCGCAAAGGGGAGGAGTCATGA